A region of Vigna radiata var. radiata cultivar VC1973A chromosome 6, Vradiata_ver6, whole genome shotgun sequence DNA encodes the following proteins:
- the LOC106763877 gene encoding tyrosine--tRNA ligase, chloroplastic/mitochondrial, translating into MASISVLARTLLFNHSTTRFFSPFKPHSSPFPLQCVTKTTCALQQSRRNVIEILEERGLVESITSDALRAACSSPVKVYCGFDPTGESLHLGNLLGIIVLSWFHRSGHGAVALIGGATARVGDPSGKSLERPELDIESLEKNTVGISNTIKRILGRGRNPNSVDSDLSVVILNNYDWWKEFSLLDFLKRVGRFARVGSMISKESVRKRLESEEGISFTEFTYQLLQGYDFLHLFQNEGISVQIGGSDQWGNITAGTELIRKILHVKDAYGLTFPLLLKSDGTKFGKSEDGAIWLSPKFLSPYKFYQYFFSITDDDVIRFLRILTFLDIEEIVALEGEMGKPGYVPNTAQRRLAEEVTRFVHGEEGLAEALQATEALRPGSGTKLDWKTIEGIAEDVPSCSLAYEEVLNLSLVDLSVSSGLFESKSAARRLLKQGGLYLNNSRVDSEGKRIEAADIVDGKVLLLSAGKKNKVLVRIA; encoded by the coding sequence ATGGCCTCCATTTCTGTTTTAGCGAGAACACTCCTTTTCAACCATTCAACCACTCGTTTCTTTAGTCCCTTCAAACCCCATTCTTCTCCCTTTCCTCTTCAATGTGTCACAAAAACCACCTGCGCCCTCCAACAATCCCGCCGCAACGTCATTGAAATCCTCGAAGAACGCGGTCTGGTCGAGTCCATCACCAGCGACGCGCTACGGGCCGCGTGCTCCTCACCGGTCAAGGTCTACTGCGGTTTCGACCCCACCGGGGAGTCTCTGCACCTCGGCAACCTCCTTGGCATCATCGTGCTCTCCTGGTTCCACCGCAGCGGTCACGGTGCCGTCGCGTTGATCGGAGGCGCCACCGCGAGAGTGGGCGACCCCTCAGGAAAATCTCTCGAAAGGCCCGAACTTGATATCGAGTCCTTGGAGAAAAACACGGTGGGTATCTCCAACACCATTAAACGGATTTTGGGTCGCGGCCGAAATCCGAACTCGGTGGACTCTGATTTGTCTGTTGTGATTTTGAATAACTATGACTGGTGGAAAGAGTTTAGTTTGTTGGATTTTTTGAAAAGGGTAGGTAGGTTTGCTAGGGTCGGGTCTATGATTTCTAAGGAGAGTGTAAGGAAGAGGTTGGAGTCAGAAGAAGGAATTAGTTTCACCGAGTTCACATATCAATTGTTGCAAGGTTACGATTTCTTGCACTTGTTTCAGAATGAGGGTATAAGTGTTCAGATTGGGGGTAGTGATCAATGGGGTAATATAACTGCTGGGACTGAATTGATTAGGAAAATATTGCACGTGAAAGATGCATATGGCTTGACATTCCCTCTTCTTTTGAAGAGTGATGGTACCAAGTTTGGAAAGTCAGAGGATGGTGCTATTTGGTTGTCTCCAAAGTTTTTGTCTCCCTATAAGTTTTACcagtatttttttagtattactGATGATGATGTGATTAGGTTTTTGAGAATTCTTACATTTTTGGACATTGAGGAGATAGTTGCCTTGGAAGGGGAGATGGGGAAGCCTGGCTATGTGCCTAACACCGCCCAGCGGAGACTGGCGGAAGAAGTTACACGATTTGTTCATGGGGAAGAAGGTTTGGCTGAGGCTCTTCAGGCCACTGAGGCATTGAGGCCGGGGTCAGGGACGAAGTTGGACTGGAAAACCATTGAGGGGATTGCTGAGGATGTGCCATCTTGTTCTTTGGCTTATGAAGAGGTTTTGAATCTGTCATTGGTGGATCTTTCGGTCTCTTCTGGTTTGTTCGAGAGTAAGTCTGCGGCAAGGAGGTTGTTGAAGCAAGGGGGCCTTTACTTAAATAATAGCAGAGTGGATAGTGAAGGTAAGAGGATTGAAGCTGCAGATATAGTGGATGGGAAAGTTCTCCTGTTATCAGCTGGCAAAAAGAACAAGGTGCTGGTGAGAATAGCTTGA